From a single Bryobacter aggregatus MPL3 genomic region:
- the ilvA gene encoding threonine ammonia-lyase: protein MVTLPDIEAAHQRIRPTIHVTPCEFSETFTALSGNPVYFKLENLHMTGSFKERGALNKLLLMSPEERAKGVICASAGNHAQGVAYHATRLGVRAIIYMPEHAPITKVNATARFGGEVVLYGKSFDEALAEAKRRGIADGLTFIHAFDDPAVIAGQGTIGLEILGQNPFVEAILVPVGGGGLIGGVACAIKETNPKIKIVGVQTSRIPSMLAAVAHHATVELPAATSIADGIAVRRAGEQTLPLVEKYVDDLVTVEEEEIASAILYLLEREKTVAEGAGATAVAALLHNKTNLKGKKTVALVCGGNIDPLFLSHIIERGMVKDGRLVKLRVMVPDRPGALHSLTGVLADMRVNVVTIQHDRAYHGVALGHTAVEATIETRGSDHLDALFTALGNLNYPFERIR from the coding sequence ATGGTCACACTCCCCGATATCGAGGCAGCGCACCAGCGCATCCGCCCCACAATCCACGTCACGCCCTGCGAGTTTTCAGAAACCTTCACCGCCCTATCGGGTAACCCGGTTTATTTCAAACTCGAAAACTTGCATATGACCGGAAGCTTTAAGGAGCGTGGGGCGCTCAATAAGCTGCTGCTCATGAGTCCCGAGGAGCGAGCGAAGGGCGTGATCTGCGCCTCTGCCGGCAACCATGCCCAGGGCGTCGCCTATCATGCTACTCGCCTGGGCGTGCGGGCGATCATCTACATGCCCGAACATGCCCCCATCACGAAGGTCAACGCGACGGCGCGTTTTGGCGGCGAGGTTGTCCTCTATGGCAAGAGCTTTGATGAGGCACTGGCCGAGGCGAAGCGTCGCGGGATTGCCGACGGCTTGACCTTCATCCACGCCTTTGACGACCCCGCCGTCATCGCCGGCCAGGGCACGATTGGACTTGAAATCCTCGGCCAGAATCCGTTTGTGGAAGCGATCCTGGTGCCGGTGGGCGGAGGCGGCCTCATCGGCGGCGTGGCTTGCGCCATCAAAGAAACGAACCCAAAGATCAAGATCGTTGGCGTGCAGACGAGCCGGATTCCGTCGATGCTCGCGGCCGTGGCCCATCATGCAACGGTCGAACTCCCCGCCGCCACCAGCATCGCCGACGGAATCGCGGTCCGGAGAGCTGGCGAACAGACGCTCCCGCTGGTGGAGAAGTATGTCGACGACTTAGTGACCGTCGAAGAAGAAGAAATCGCGAGCGCCATCCTTTATCTTCTCGAGCGGGAGAAAACAGTAGCGGAAGGCGCAGGCGCCACCGCAGTGGCCGCACTGCTCCACAACAAGACCAACCTCAAGGGAAAGAAGACCGTTGCCTTGGTTTGCGGCGGCAATATCGATCCGTTGTTCCTGAGCCACATCATCGAGCGGGGCATGGTGAAGGATGGCCGGCTGGTCAAGTTGCGGGTGATGGTGCCAGACCGTCCAGGTGCACTCCATTCTCTGACCGGCGTCCTGGCCGACATGCGCGTCAATGTCGTCACCATCCAACATGACCGTGCCTATCATGGTGTCGCGCTGGGCCATACGGCGGTGGAAGCGACCATCGAGACGCGGGGCAGCGATCACCTCGATGCGCTCTTCACGGCCTTAGGCAATCTGAATTATCCGTTTGAGCGCATCCGCTAG
- a CDS encoding YegP family protein, which produces MKFLIHVDATQGWHWMLRARDGQILADSESGFATKELCLSSIAMFQNRYRTSAILQATLLEDESVQRLEPPGEGVAMLPPKQRSNLLHFSR; this is translated from the coding sequence GTGAAATTTCTGATCCATGTAGATGCAACACAAGGCTGGCATTGGATGCTCCGCGCCAGGGACGGCCAGATCCTCGCCGATTCTGAGTCCGGCTTTGCGACGAAAGAACTGTGCCTGAGCTCGATTGCGATGTTCCAGAATCGATACCGGACTTCGGCCATTCTCCAGGCAACCCTGCTAGAGGATGAGAGCGTACAGCGTCTGGAACCACCCGGCGAAGGAGTCGCGATGCTACCACCCAAGCAGCGCTCCAACCTCTTGCACTTCTCTCGTTAG